CGTACTCTTTACCGCTGCGCTTGTCGTAACGCTCTCTTCATTCTCCTCCCCCTCGTCATCCTCAATTGCAGTACTACTCGTCGTCATACTTGAACTACCGCTCATCGTCTCACTGCTTGTAGTAACAACCAAACGACTGGCTTTCATGTATTCACTATAAATCGATTCATGCAGAGCAGACTCTCGTATAATTGAATCTTGTAATACCGGTTCGTCACTAATCAACGATACAATTGTTTCATAAAAACTCGTGCTACTGCTGCCGCTCACTCTCTTGCTGTTATATTTCGAATCACTTGTCATTTCATATAAACTTTTAACAGTTGTCTCACTCAACGTCATACTATAAGGTGTTTCCATACTCATGCTTGTTGTAGTACTCTCACTCTCGACGCTTTCCCAACTCTCCTCCCCACTCTCGTTGCTCAACTCATCTGTTGCAAAACTATATCCACTCGTTATACTAATCACTGATGGTTCAACAACACTAGGTATAATAGACTTGATAGAACTGGGTTGACTTGTAATGGGTCGACTGACCTCTAGATACCATGAAgaattcatattcatttgCGATTGCGTAGCTGtgattgtttttttaaaaaaaagcttttaaattttcataaaaaaaagaataccACTTTGTTTtatacaattaaatttattccaATCTTTCAATCCTCAACTCATTAAGgttttatttctatataaattttattttttaatttttatttgtctTCTATTTAAGCACTAAATAAATAACCTTTAAACTGTCACAATCTCTATCTATCTCTCCTCTTCTTCTATTTTCTATTCAATTcacaattatatatttcttcCACCTCTTCTTCTATTCCACTCTACTTATCACTATCCAAAAAATACTCCCCCACTTGACTAaacattcttttttttttttttttttttttttattacataTGATAAATTCTGAAATATTTGGTCTTTTCCTTTTAGAACCTTCCTCTTCCCGTTGCGGAAACATGATTCCCCCATTTGAGGACACCACACattttcttaatatcatattgttttaaaatacagtatgtagaaaaaaaattaattaaattaaaacaaataaataaatatacagttgcatttgcatttgcatttgcacTCGCACTTGCATTTGCACTCGCACTCGCACTCGCACTTGCATTTGCAGTTACATTTACACACATTTTGACTCAATCAAATACAGTTTTTTTACCTTCAGAGGGAACAATGGCTGCAGATGCTCTTTGTGCCTTGGCTAATGCAATACTACTCTTTAGAcggttattattaccaatttCATTCTTACGATATGTGTTTTTAGTAAAATTATCCTTCTTAAACGTCGAAGGTTCCTTAGCAAATGTAGATGTCTCCCTGGTAGCTCTATTCTCCTTTCTATAATCATCAGGCAAATCAAACCCTTCCTTAGGTCTTACACTTCTAACCACTCTTTTACTTCTATCTTCACCATATTCCATTCTTATTGGTCTGCCAGCAATCTTTCTACAACTCTTATCCTTTAATGCCTTCGTCGCACTCTCCTCTGTTAAGAAATCTATAAATGAAAACCCTTTACACTTACCAGTATCTTCAAATGTAGCGGTACGAATCTTGACAATCTCACCACAATGTTGGAAATGACTccttaataattcatcagtAGTGTCATATGATAAATTAccaacaaataaaattctaCTTGGTGGGTTTTTAGACATGGAGACTAAATCATCTCTATTTGGTCTACCTTCATAATTCTTGGAATTCttaatcaataattttctacCATTCAATTGACATTCACTTAATGATATAACACTTTCCATTTGTGCTTCAGTTTCAAAATCCATATAACAAAAcccttttatttttaattttttaccatCATTTTGAGCTAAAGGTAATTTGACTCTTATTATATTGGCATCTTTAACTTGTTTAGATTCTTCCAAAGTCTTGGTCTTGGCAACAATCAATctaattaattcttctttagtAGTATCAAACGATAAATTACCAATCCAAACACCATATTTGGATACATCTTTCTTCACATCATCTTGAGTATCATTTTGTTTATCATCTCCCTCTTTCTTGGAAGCATCTTTCTTGTATTCTTCAATAGATGATGgatcaatattatatttagcATTAATTTCTTCCAAAGTAATCTTACCTCTTCTTAATAAAcgtttttgttttttagaAAGAGGAACTGAACTTTCTAAactaatttcaatttcatcttcagcttttctttttttagtaGGATCAGTTAAAGCTTGAGCAATTTTTTCTGATTGCTTTTCATCTACTTTTAGTTCAGTATCCTGTGATTTAGTTTCCTTATCTTTActcatattattttattttaatttaatttattttttctaaaatacTCTTGTTTGCCAAAAGTTGGTTCTAGAGATACAATTTATTCTACTTTGTAATGTGaattaatgttttttttttatttttttttttttttattttatttattaaatatagtaaatatattttataagcTCATCGcttgatttaaaaaattttccgAATTTCCATATGAGTGGATTAATTAGgaaataagaaatatcaaataaaatatagcATGTAAAAAGATTCGATTTTAAAAGCGAAAcgtataataaaaaagaaaagaaatattatatatgtatgtataaaattataataacaataaatgTATAGGGAGTTGTttgtttataaataatataatcaGATTACATTAGGAATATGAATATGGAAAAGGAAACATGCAAAAGGAAAAGGAAGGGGGTAATATATTAGGATGcataagaataaaaataaaataaaataaaaccaTCAAGtgtaaaagaaaaaaataaaatgaaataataaacaaaagaaaatcagGTATATTACATATTGAAGAAACTAatcaaacaaacaaaacTCTCATGGgagtcttttttttattttaatccAAATACTTTCACGAAAATGTTCacaatcatcatcatttaaatatttgttgttaatttcattattggAAGAACCTCCCTTTGGAGATGCATTTTTTGATCCACTTTTGGATGAACTCTTAATCGTATTTTTAGAGGTACTTTTTGATGTATTTTTGCTGGTATCCTTTTTggatttctttttttccttcTCTGGTGGAGTTGTATTATAAGCTATGAATTTTTGGTCAGAGGAATCTTTTGAAGatctttttgatttttctttaccAGATTTAGTGGGTGAATTTTCCTTGGATGAAGATTTGGATAAGCCCTTTGAAGAATCTTTATCCTTTGGCTTATTCTTCTTCTCACCATCATCTTTCTTTCCTTTCGTCTTCTTTTCGTTTGACTTTGATTTCGAAGAGGAATCTGTTTTCTTCAAAAGTGAAGATAAGATTGATTTTGGTTGATCAGAATCATTACTTTCACTCTTTACAAAGTCATCTTGTTTCTGTTTCTTATCATCTTCCACTAAGCTTTTCCTATAACCAGCCTTATCTTTAGAAATTTTCTTGGATCTCACTGGTTGGATCCCTTGTTCTCGTACATTATTGACATCAAGAGGTATATCTGTAGCAGCAGTGGTTGGAGTGGTGCCAGTTTTCAATTGTATAGTATCGATTTGtcttaattcatcattagcAGAAGCAACATCCGGTACGGATAGCATATCATTAGTAACCACTTTATTAGcatcaaaaaattcatcCTCATCTATTAATTCTTGATATCCATTGGAACTACCATCTGGAAGGGCTGTTTGTGAATTATCAATGTCAATAATGTCTTCAGACATAACAATTCTTTCCCCAGTTAATTTATTAGTTCTAATctttcttctaattttaacTTTCTTACTTTGTTGAACAGGTTGCTCCGTagattcttcattatcCACTGCAGTTGTGCCTTCTAATTTATCCatatctttattagaatCTTTATCAGTAGGTTGTTTAATCTCTTGGGTTTGCGTTTGCGTTTCTGTTTCTATTTCTGTTTGCACTGGAATCTctttatcaaattcatcaaaatcTACTTGTAATTCAtctatattaatataattgttttcaATCCCTGAATCCCTTTCCACACAAGTCTTgtaataattgtttataGACCAATGATCATCTACGATAAATTTGAATCGAATCCgattttcttcatcatttgtATCTAATTCGCTCAAATCAAAGATAACTTTCAATTTGAAATCATTATTCGATATCGATTTCTCCATAGGTATTTGAGTACtccaattattaaatgatccTGATAACTTGACTGATTTAGGTCCATTAGGCCAACGGAAAATATAAGTGGCTTTTTTGGGCATCTTTAAAAGAGGAGAAGGGGGTATAGAGTTTAATAGATGTGTTTGCttgttttttcttatacgtaaatatatatatatatgtatatatatgagTATGTTTGGATGTGTTAGTGTGTTTTCttataatatacaaatatcCTAGTCTTAGTTTTTACTGTTCTAGAGATAAGAACAACAAGACTTCGGAGtgtttattttaaaaggtTATTTAGAATTGGCCTATTTAAATAGTGCAGATCCCATGAATCGTGCCACGAAACCCTTTACGTGGTGAATACCGGGGAGACGTGTTGTGTGGTAACGGAGATAGGCGCGTTAGATTGAGTCAGCAGTTATGCACGGGAACGGTGGCCAGACAACACGCGCAGTCCGCAAGTATTATAGAGTGTGTGGGCAGTGCACAATGGTCAGGAACGGCTTATTCAGGGGTCTGCGGAAGGAAACCCGGGGGAGACTGGCGGAGTTTTGCTAACTAAAAGTAGCTCTTATCTGGTGATGTGATTTGGGCTAGTTCCTGAGTTATTTATGATATGACActgctggaatatgattatatcattttgtattaagtggtaaaagactttttatcacgtgactatttaagaaatatattcattttagttatagtctttactatatatgtctaaataaagtaatcgtctttacattttaaatactgtataacaatgtctaactctcttgaatcccagtaaGTTGATGTTCCACGCCTGCTGGATAGTTGTTTCTCAGCTGTGGTCAGCTGATCTGTCCTCTCTCGAGGCTTCTCTTGTACTGATTTCTTGTAAGTATTACGTGGAAGGCGACGGCACTTAGACGGGTTTACaacattttttcaaagaacAGAGGGCGTGTGGTCTAGTGGTATGATTCTCGCTTTGGGTTAATTTAACACAAGTATGCGAGAGGCCCTGGGTTCAATTCCCAGCTCGCcccttttcttttttgaaattttttttggttgaTGTCAGGTGATGTGAAATTTGGAAAGGTTGCTGGCGGCAAAtcaagatatatatatatatatatagacaCATATATGAATGAATATAGGGAAAACAGCACTATATTTTTAGACAAGAACAACCAGGGTTCGTGGTATATTGGTTTGGTAACTTTTTAATCAATATTATGACAAAGCTAATCTGCAACTTAGTTTAACATAGTATTCCAAACGAAATGACAAAGTtttataatacaaattaaATATCCCTATTCAATAGAAGAATGGCTTTAATTTATCCGGAAATATTCGAATCGGAAAATCTGGCGATCTTTAGTTAGATTTggttttcaaaaattagaCGCCCGATGTAGGAAAGAACACTAACCACAAACGCGTATCAAAGTTTAATAGCaatgaaatataaagaatGAGTATAATGATCTACAATGAGTTAAAACTTTGCAATAATTCGTTTTGATCTTGTACTTCTATTTGAGTCGGATTTTTTCTGAAATAAATTGAGAAAATACCGAAAAGGAGAAGAAAcagttttctttttcattcttttaGGGAAAAATCatctataaataaaattatacaCAACAATATTGGATCTATTCAAAATGGAGATTGATGATTCAATGTCAAATTGGCCATGGGCACAACATACTCCTAGAGTTGGAGGACACAGTATTGCTAGAAATAATGCCACGATAGATTCTGTTAtagatgaaatatttgcaGATGATACTAATCCGTTAAATGACaacaataatgataatatggataacaataataatagcataCTTTTTGATTCATCTTTACGggaaaattataataataataataatttgtaCCATCATTCTCCTACTAGAGGTGATTTGTGGATATCAAAAGATAGGAAAATGGTCGAATGGTCGATTTCAAATCACATCattaaaagatttcaattttataataaagaaaaaaattcaatcgTATTAAAGGCAGGTTTTATTGATTTCGAATATACTAAAGATTGTTTAATCATATTACTAAATGATTTTGCCaatgtttattatttaaataataataatgatatgaTTACTATCAATTATCCGTTTACCATCTCAAATGTATTTTGGTATTCTAAAGGTATCATATTggaaagaaaattaaataataataatatatttgaaaagaatCATAGATTTATTGTCTTAAATGACCCCATGGCTCCATTTGGGTTGTTAGAATTTTCAATGaatcaaaaattagaatttaatataaatgatttaCAATTAATGGTATTCCCCAAGaataatttgtttaatatttcaatattttatgAAACTCCTACAAATCaattgcattttttttatacaaaGATTTCAACtacaacaaataataataatatttctcttaatacaaaaataaattcaaatatatcgtcatctattttaaaaccgtctataaataatgattctaTCCAAGATAGTGATGAAGCTACTTCTTTCACTCAAAGATTTACTTCCAATGGTAGTAGGCGATCCATCTCTATAAACTTTGATCCTTCTTCTTTAGCTTCTCCTCTGGCAGAAACAAATgttaataacaataataatcataataataacattgGCAATAATTcgaattttaatattaatgaattaccAAAAATAGATGTGCGTTCACCTAGTTACCCATTGATGTCAccttattcaaataataatatagatttaaatatacCACAACATgaaacaaattcaaatgtaCCCATTACTTATaacaattataatatttcttccAAAGATGTAACATTAACAAGAATCTCCACTTTAACTTTAccaaaaattttgaaaaataataatactctcttaaaattgttaccATTAATTTTAGACAATAAAGAAATCATAGTTATATTTGATGATTACTCTAAATTCTCTAAGATTTggtttataaatttattaccaaatattattaatttttatccATTTAAAGTTTATGGTGAATCTCCAAAAGATATGATAGGACTttccaatattaatattttaaataataataataattcaatgaaTAATGATGTTTTAAagattagaaatatatttcctTATATTTGTCAAAATGCATTTTATGAAAATACTGTGGTAATTGAATATCAAtcaaaaaatgatttacaaatttttttatgtttGTATAATCcatttatttcaatacCGTCTccattcattaaatttgattataataaatatttatcttcaatttgtaatatttcatcagagcatattatattgaataaatcTATAAATGAAAGTAACAGCAACCTTACAAACTTGAAAGATATCAATGATGATGTAGATTCATTTACATTTACTTCACCATTCATTTTCCCTAAACAAGGTTTAatgttgaaaatttttaatgctttaaaattgatttgtTCAAATGATATctatttttgtattatagTCATTTGGCAAtcaattttcaattcatctTTAGATGAAACTTGGTATGATCCacttttaattaatgaagtccaatttaatatttttaaaaaaattattatatttttaattaatttaaaggatgaaaaattattaaattcaatttcaaattcaagttCGAATTCGAATATAAAGCATTCAAGAGCATTAAGTTATctatcaaattcaaataagaaaaattatttaccaCAAATTATAATGGGATtacatttattaaatgaagaatttaaattaaatgtattaaataataaagatgtGCAAAAATTaacagaattattatatatttctttgaaatatttaaattggGGAGAAATATggattaattattataaagaCTCAAAGCAAATTGATTATACCAatcttgaaaattattatcaatttgaaactattgatgaaattgaaaattttagtAAACCATTAGAAGAACCACCAtctattttaaaaagttTATATAGTATTACTGAATGTAGCAATTTATCCATAACTCCCTTTATTACATTTTCTAGATTAGTAGGAAAagattttgatattgatgaaCTAATAACTCCAAGGacttcaaaattattaaaattatacgATTTTTTCCAcgcaaataaaaaaagttccCCTGAAcaacttttaaaatatttagagTTATGgaaaattgataaatatgaaattgaaacttATCCATTAGGAATTATGGTTCCATTAGAAGCAATcttagaaaatattcagTATCAATTATCTACTattaatgaagatattgatttatccttaataaatagaattgatttgaatacacaaattcaaactattaaaaatgccaaatattataatcaaaatactaagcaatttgaaattcaaaataatcaaaatcaattgtttagaaattcaaatttagataataattctaaactagcaattcaaaaaaaattatattcaaatcaattaaatcaatcattaacttcatcttcatctaataattcaaaaccAAAAGATATATACTCTGTATT
The window above is part of the Henningerozyma blattae CBS 6284 chromosome 2, complete genome genome. Proteins encoded here:
- the APC1 gene encoding anaphase promoting complex subunit 1 (similar to Saccharomyces cerevisiae APC1 (YNL172W); ancestral locus Anc_2.82), which produces MEIDDSMSNWPWAQHTPRVGGHSIARNNATIDSVIDEIFADDTNPLNDNNNDNMDNNNNSILFDSSLRENYNNNNNLYHHSPTRGDLWISKDRKMVEWSISNHIIKRFQFYNKEKNSIVLKAGFIDFEYTKDCLIILLNDFANVYYLNNNNDMITINYPFTISNVFWYSKGIILERKLNNNNIFEKNHRFIVLNDPMAPFGLLEFSMNQKLEFNINDLQLMVFPKNNLFNISIFYETPTNQLHFFYTKISTTTNNNNISLNTKINSNISSSILKPSINNDSIQDSDEATSFTQRFTSNGSRRSISINFDPSSLASPLAETNVNNNNNHNNNIGNNSNFNINELPKIDVRSPSYPLMSPYSNNNIDLNIPQHETNSNVPITYNNYNISSKDVTLTRISTLTLPKILKNNNTLLKLLPLILDNKEIIVIFDDYSKFSKIWFINLLPNIINFYPFKVYGESPKDMIGLSNINILNNNNNSMNNDVLKIRNIFPYICQNAFYENTVVIEYQSKNDLQIFLCLYNPFISIPSPFIKFDYNKYLSSICNISSEHIILNKSINESNSNLTNLKDINDDVDSFTFTSPFIFPKQGLMLKIFNALKLICSNDIYFCIIVIWQSIFNSSLDETWYDPLLINEVQFNIFKKIIIFLINLKDEKLLNSISNSSSNSNIKHSRALSYLSNSNKKNYLPQIIMGLHLLNEEFKLNVLNNKDVQKLTELLYISLKYLNWGEIWINYYKDSKQIDYTNLENYYQFETIDEIENFSKPLEEPPSILKSLYSITECSNLSITPFITFSRLVGKDFDIDELITPRTSKLLKLYDFFHANKKSSPEQLLKYLELWKIDKYEIETYPLGIMVPLEAILENIQYQLSTINEDIDLSLINRIDLNTQIQTIKNAKYYNQNTKQFEIQNNQNQLFRNSNLDNNSKLAIQKKLYSNQLNQSLTSSSSNNSKPKDIYSVLTDIIRNTPTFKDEKSNSKINSAINSYNINNLAYDSKDDDIDEGQILKKNSNIIFSQDKRFSDALNLLIYYKPHNIYFFSKSREYTKLLKKKKLFAKNIALRTCTNGIGWGAIVYATEKPLSTQRWQRPHLNLVSLFSDGTKISLEPSDIDDIYYQWGEFHGGVSSGLRISRKATNIDGSWITFNKPLELDSQHGGFLLGLGLNGHLKELEEWHVYNYLSLKNNLVSIGLLLGMSASLKGTMDIKLTKVLSVHIVALLPPGSTDLNIDLKVQTAGLVGVGLLYQGSSHKRMSNLFYNQLSSLLLIKDEQVADEGYRMAAGIALGLINLGTGKRRFLKKRKKESKRRKIASTRNTITSYNSFASRPRVISEAGLQKPSPIFDSSINNIIDDSSTGSTSSSSSSSSDEDDISTKSTSDTKFNELGLDKDIENGLLRFLTQTFDTEREWIPENSQIGVTLAIILIYVQSNDLNVATQVRPKNILKLSNVQGRPELYMYRELTYYMIMWDLMGQDLDFVLKGFDSVNITGITTDNLPLYYIIAGRVLAMGIKYSSSGELKIRDTLIKICDIFLPFYQYAGDGSADFRMAIAGINMIMNVAIVSMGLIMCGTGDLSTFRRIRYLHEVVTGNASDLFRRVDEAKKVPDKNADGDVEIDIDEPSIDGATNEEGSDTEAEIDYGDDNIKKALNSDKIPIEHHYGKYMATNLALGFLFLGSGQYALKTSDVESIAYILLSVLPIYMPNYPLQELKHFWSMAVEPRCLVLRDVLSGDFINSVPVNISLHADGMKSTTSKTFYPPCLLPDIRKIASIKIDLEDYYPFEIQFSNDLKPVDYFKNGTVIHIQKKEFGAVSHENRFGLHVDNLETSLRKKIEGHETSIDRIKASTSIKDIDILHPINFNDIIMTEVDTYSKLGTSSPDKVHTDYNINLLSSTYNLGSSDDMRLELWKRTHLK
- the TBLA0B00815 gene encoding glycogen-binding domain-containing protein (similar to Saccharomyces cerevisiae CRP1 (YHR146W) and MDG1 (YNL173C); ancestral locus Anc_2.81), producing MPKKATYIFRWPNGPKSVKLSGSFNNWSTQIPMEKSISNNDFKLKVIFDLSELDTNDEENRIRFKFIVDDHWSINNYYKTCVERDSGIENNYINIDELQVDFDEFDKEIPVQTEIETETQTQTQEIKQPTDKDSNKDMDKLEGTTAVDNEESTEQPVQQSKKVKIRRKIRTNKLTGERIVMSEDIIDIDNSQTALPDGSSNGYQELIDEDEFFDANKVVTNDMLSVPDVASANDELRQIDTIQLKTGTTPTTAATDIPLDVNNVREQGIQPVRSKKISKDKAGYRKSLVEDDKKQKQDDFVKSESNDSDQPKSILSSLLKKTDSSSKSKSNEKKTKGKKDDGEKKNKPKDKDSSKGLSKSSSKENSPTKSGKEKSKRSSKDSSDQKFIAYNTTPPEKEKKKSKKDTSKNTSKSTSKNTIKSSSKSGSKNASPKGGSSNNEINNKYLNDDDCEHFRESIWIKIKKRLP
- the NOP13 gene encoding Nop13p (similar to Saccharomyces cerevisiae NOP13 (YNL175C); ancestral locus Anc_2.80), with product MSKDKETKSQDTELKVDEKQSEKIAQALTDPTKKRKAEDEIEISLESSVPLSKKQKRLLRRGKITLEEINAKYNIDPSSIEEYKKDASKKEGDDKQNDTQDDVKKDVSKYGVWIGNLSFDTTKEELIRLIVAKTKTLEESKQVKDANIIRVKLPLAQNDGKKLKIKGFCYMDFETEAQMESVISLSECQLNGRKLLIKNSKNYEGRPNRDDLVSMSKNPPSRILFVGNLSYDTTDELLRSHFQHCGEIVKIRTATFEDTGKCKGFSFIDFLTEESATKALKDKSCRKIAGRPIRMEYGEDRSKRVVRSVRPKEGFDLPDDYRKENRATRETSTFAKEPSTFKKDNFTKNTYRKNEIGNNNRLKSSIALAKAQRASAAIVPSEGKKTVFD